From a region of the Methanolinea sp. genome:
- a CDS encoding HEAT repeat domain-containing protein codes for MSLTEVYQMKDAGDVTGLLTALDNRDEYVRRAAVVALSGFPGQQVSEVLERLQFDDPVALVRTAASLAYARVTASLHQKEGR; via the coding sequence ATGAGCCTTACTGAAGTATACCAGATGAAAGATGCCGGTGATGTAACCGGGCTTCTGACAGCCCTTGACAACAGGGACGAGTACGTGCGTCGGGCTGCGGTGGTGGCACTTTCCGGCTTCCCCGGCCAGCAGGTCAGCGAGGTGCTGGAACGACTGCAGTTCGATGACCCCGTAGCGCTGGTCCGGACCGCGGCATCGCTCGCCTATGCCCGGGTGACCGCATCGCTCCACCAGAAAGAGGGACGGTGA
- a CDS encoding YkgJ family cysteine cluster protein: MGYVFEIVADHGGYAFTVRNQYLGDQTEVQVAPEMLPLFLDRAVFERYPHACPFLRFDPGGKAFCTVHLTRPELCRVYGCWILLIQDARGRRAGRVMQAGHVSFDDDLLRHIWENHIRPLDRDNDEEWQRNVIRILRSFGYTVIR, from the coding sequence ATGGGTTACGTATTTGAGATCGTTGCCGACCACGGGGGGTACGCCTTCACGGTCAGGAACCAGTACCTCGGTGACCAGACCGAGGTGCAGGTAGCACCGGAGATGCTCCCGCTCTTCCTCGACCGGGCCGTCTTTGAACGCTATCCCCACGCCTGCCCGTTCCTCCGGTTCGACCCCGGGGGCAAGGCCTTCTGCACCGTTCACCTCACCCGCCCGGAACTCTGCCGGGTCTACGGGTGCTGGATCCTCCTTATCCAGGACGCCCGTGGGCGGCGGGCCGGGCGGGTGATGCAGGCTGGCCATGTCTCGTTCGACGACGACCTCCTCCGCCATATCTGGGAGAACCATATCCGCCCCCTGGACCGGGACAACGACGAGGAGTGGCAGCGCAACGTCATCCGTATCCTCCGGAGTTTCGGGTACACCGTCATACGGTAA
- a CDS encoding type II toxin-antitoxin system PemK/MazF family toxin: MGSYYPGDVLLVPVRMGRRAAGKVRPVVVIGTGDQGFLLVCPVSSRPPAGAPALPLGLDDFAEGGLDLFGESYLLPSHACRVPAREVVGKKGRLSPGAVERILQGSGRRERR, from the coding sequence ATGGGCTCTTACTACCCCGGCGATGTGCTGCTTGTCCCGGTCCGGATGGGGAGAAGGGCGGCCGGGAAGGTCCGGCCTGTCGTGGTCATCGGGACCGGCGACCAGGGGTTCCTCCTGGTATGCCCGGTCTCGAGCAGGCCACCGGCCGGGGCACCAGCCCTCCCGCTCGGGCTGGATGACTTTGCCGAAGGAGGGCTCGATCTGTTTGGAGAAAGTTACCTCCTCCCGTCTCATGCCTGCCGGGTACCTGCCAGGGAGGTCGTCGGCAAGAAAGGACGGCTCTCCCCTGGCGCCGTGGAAAGGATACTGCAGGGGTCCGGGAGGCGTGAACGAAGGTAA
- a CDS encoding PspC domain-containing protein: MKRLYRSRTNRFLGGVCGGLSSYADIDPNILRLLWVALTIISVGIGIAVYIAAWIIVPEEPE; this comes from the coding sequence ATGAAGCGGCTCTACCGTTCACGGACCAACCGGTTCCTCGGCGGGGTCTGCGGCGGCCTCTCGAGCTATGCCGATATCGACCCAAACATCCTCCGCCTCCTCTGGGTAGCGCTCACCATCATCTCGGTCGGCATCGGCATCGCGGTCTACATCGCCGCCTGGATAATTGTCCCCGAAGAGCCGGAATAG
- the eif1A gene encoding translation initiation factor eIF-1A, with protein MYHDEIVFRRRCFTSSAPGVVVLSAPHNPRNPGPEPEIVRVRLPKKKYQEQFARAESMLGANHISVRCSDGITRLGRIKGKIKKRLWIREGDLLIIIPWSFQDDKCDISYRYTRHQVEWLQRNGHLNL; from the coding sequence ATGTATCACGACGAAATCGTCTTCAGACGGAGGTGTTTTACATCGTCCGCCCCAGGAGTTGTTGTACTGTCTGCACCACATAATCCCCGGAACCCAGGACCCGAGCCGGAAATTGTCCGTGTACGGCTGCCGAAGAAGAAATACCAGGAACAGTTCGCCCGCGCCGAATCGATGCTTGGTGCAAACCACATCTCGGTGCGGTGCTCCGATGGCATCACCCGCCTGGGCAGGATCAAGGGGAAGATCAAGAAAAGGCTCTGGATCCGTGAAGGCGATCTCCTGATCATCATTCCCTGGAGCTTCCAGGACGACAAGTGCGATATTTCCTACCGGTACACCCGTCACCAGGTCGAATGGCTGCAGCGTAACGGGCACCTCAACCTCTGA
- a CDS encoding DUF4277 domain-containing protein: MVLRATIMNALGFNEKRLYIFPKFFNNRTIERLLGPGVSPQDLDDDVLGRTLDKIYEESSTELFLKFKLKFQSPGN, encoded by the coding sequence GTGGTGCTCAGAGCCACGATTATGAATGCACTCGGATTCAACGAGAAGAGGCTCTATATCTTCCCGAAATTCTTCAACAATCGAACAATAGAACGATTGCTCGGACCCGGAGTTTCACCCCAAGACCTGGATGATGATGTTCTTGGGAGGACTCTGGATAAGATTTACGAGGAAAGTTCAACCGAACTCTTCCTCAAATTTAAACTTAAATTCCAATCACCGGGTAATTGA
- a CDS encoding tetratricopeptide repeat protein, with protein sequence MGGFVQQSITKTAVRELTTPIADITTFNTLVFGIISGNPWSCTAYDVGGVPQNPVSKSREGYTARIEFEDIEEAIVSYDKALALDPNYTSAWNNRGIRSNEDA encoded by the coding sequence ATGGGAGGTTTTGTCCAGCAGAGCATTACGAAAACTGCAGTCCGCGAACTGACTACGCCGATTGCAGACATCACGACCTTCAACACCCTGGTCTTCGGGATCATCTCCGGCAATCCATGGAGCTGCACCGCCTACGATGTCGGCGGCGTCCCCCAGAACCCCGTGAGTAAAAGCCGCGAGGGATACACCGCACGGATTGAGTTCGAGGACATTGAGGAAGCCATTGTATCCTATGACAAGGCTTTGGCACTCGATCCAAACTATACTTCGGCATGGAATAATCGCGGAATAAGATCTAACGAAGATGCTTAA